The Terriglobia bacterium genome has a window encoding:
- a CDS encoding sigma 54-interacting transcriptional regulator, which yields MTSPGLKEGTTVGDRYHVDRLLGQGELGRAYLCRDLMDESLVVLRTLTEWDSAEGVGSLRQELSFLSRFKHPHLAHLLDFGVIDHAATPYVVRQFVEGADAFHGSAGWSIDRVLSCLAKLCRVLQFLHSRNILHHHLKPSNVILVDVDGREAEPKILDFGLNRRAKMGRRSPATIAYTAPEILLGHARNPRSDLYSLGILAYQLLARRLPFDDEDEGYLIQKHLQGKVDTRPIERLRGGAGLAQVLLGLLEKDPDKRPSSAEDVVRLLSAASGRDYSGTVSGSMEAYFSPGRFVGREKEMACLQERAIRVRQDGRGWTIFLTGEGGSGKSRCLEELRTWALLEGWRVVEAACLPCEDRSYGPYRRILARAAQLRPAQGDATREHAIFRFEDAARAAESPRFELSSGSAAGPFRDQLTREVVRLLADRPTLFLLHDFHWADEATVTVLDYLTSDILAHPIFLCVSLRPAEAEQGPLRRLMELSARQLRAETLALEALPLQAIEDLIAGITGETSLAGEIGTWVHKSSGGNPFFVEEILKHLVDRELLWRESGHWRLASEGFEDLEVPASVAVVLRRRLAQLSPGAFAVTEWLALARRALPKDQLRALSSLDSDELETRLRELISRQIIGEVSGRGCFEFRHALISEVITEDLPAGKRRRMHQRIGEILEEHHGTQENLQELAMHFTEGRCGEKAISYALRAARACKAEFANESALRFYEYLLNHKKLLSMEQQCDVSIEAADSCCALGNPKRAIRILGAQLHDLGKGKRALAIRLYTQLSRSFQYLGDMEKSEQSAKHGMTLLGRPILDLNKSEAEIPLLSQLAFCRLAHSQPRKGLTMIRSASRFPSKPQQTIIAGHLHILISALCSVACDFVEGAKAAKTAIEILEPLGADHLLPMAYSHLGNSLIGMGKLGKALHEFQRAVSTGKRTRSPFLLAQALCNLTECFCRSGQFAAATENSTKALKAASETENRHILSAGLLCVLGTQIATTEWSLACNTKRLLASQDLASLPVYARAQALFFSASLHTELGSFEDALSDLDSLQRLVSSETPIYEASLGEILRAKIYCQQGHIEQAKDLLLELEITVTQKRWAYQMTLAKLQLAQAFLMAEDWQEAFARARGSLRLARAMPALHLQAQAHYLLANISLLRAEKSASAEGGPRLIQPLNNQDSLKTAYAEFEKALALSDNPFMIETARRTHYAMMRICRLGYEPDGALRHAQKTLELLSVIEGRVPIDKLDAFKKMEERERSKNECECHIRKSLADGGKITPSIGDLEEAQLRILFRMSSTINAIRDLDDLMEEVLGLLATAMCMERALIALKDRETGQIRMARKRNLGFASLETMDVMSRKVIQEVIRSGKPFVTANARSDPRLTCQIRDESAVGSFFCAPLVACGRTLGLLYADHRFAMERLNESTINLFAAFCNITVVAIDNALAHRHLMQEKKELEQYLRQARGEYPELIGKSPAVQELRERIGLAAASPLDVLTWGESGTGKELVARALHRTGRRAGGKFVPLDCGSLSDTLVEGELFGYRKGAFTGAVENRPGLFEAAEGGVIFLDEISNLSLRLQRKLLRVLQEREVRRIGETAARKFNVQVIVATNRDLRQEMREGRFREDLYFRLNAMEIRVAPLRERTEDVPLLLEWFLDKVGKNEGGRVKTFSREAHALLVHYSYPGNVRELKNIVEGSYYSTPGDIIGVGHLPTEVRDGEAGAAPWEPAPAAWQVYKRIRDGLGIFDDLVKTPFLKRQIGSSQVRQMIHLALAETGGRYRDAFRLLGIPAREYATMIQFLKRNDCYLDFRPYRKPPR from the coding sequence ATGACATCACCGGGTCTGAAGGAAGGGACAACTGTCGGGGATCGGTATCACGTGGACCGGCTTCTGGGGCAAGGGGAACTAGGCCGCGCCTACCTGTGCCGGGACCTGATGGATGAATCCCTGGTTGTACTCAGGACGCTGACCGAGTGGGACTCAGCGGAGGGAGTCGGAAGCCTGCGGCAGGAGCTGTCCTTCCTCAGCCGCTTCAAGCATCCCCACCTGGCCCATCTGTTGGACTTCGGCGTGATCGATCATGCCGCAACTCCTTACGTGGTGCGTCAGTTTGTGGAAGGAGCGGATGCCTTTCACGGATCCGCCGGCTGGAGCATCGATCGGGTGCTGTCATGCCTGGCAAAGCTCTGTCGCGTGCTTCAGTTCCTGCATTCGCGGAACATCCTGCACCACCACTTGAAGCCATCCAACGTAATTCTCGTCGACGTGGATGGCCGCGAGGCGGAGCCGAAGATATTGGATTTCGGACTGAACCGGCGGGCAAAAATGGGCAGGCGCAGTCCGGCAACGATCGCATATACAGCCCCCGAGATTCTCCTCGGGCATGCGCGCAATCCCAGATCCGATCTTTATTCCCTCGGTATCCTTGCCTATCAACTGCTCGCGCGCCGCCTCCCGTTTGATGATGAGGATGAAGGCTATCTGATCCAAAAACACCTGCAGGGGAAGGTGGACACGCGCCCGATCGAACGCCTGAGGGGCGGCGCCGGTCTCGCCCAGGTGCTGCTGGGCTTGCTGGAGAAGGACCCGGATAAGCGGCCGTCTTCGGCTGAAGATGTGGTCAGGCTGCTGAGCGCGGCGAGCGGTCGGGATTATTCGGGGACGGTGTCGGGGTCGATGGAAGCCTACTTCTCTCCGGGACGATTTGTCGGGCGGGAAAAGGAGATGGCATGTTTGCAGGAGCGGGCGATCCGGGTGCGGCAGGATGGCCGCGGCTGGACCATTTTTTTGACCGGTGAGGGCGGCTCGGGCAAGTCGCGATGCCTGGAAGAGCTCAGAACCTGGGCTTTGCTCGAGGGCTGGAGAGTGGTTGAGGCTGCCTGTCTTCCCTGCGAAGACCGGTCGTATGGTCCTTATCGGCGCATCTTGGCGCGCGCCGCGCAGTTGCGACCCGCGCAGGGAGATGCCACGCGTGAGCATGCGATCTTTCGATTTGAAGATGCAGCCCGGGCAGCGGAATCGCCGCGCTTTGAGTTGTCGTCCGGGTCGGCCGCGGGCCCTTTCCGGGACCAGCTGACGCGCGAGGTGGTGAGACTCCTGGCCGACCGCCCCACGCTGTTTTTGTTGCATGATTTTCATTGGGCGGATGAGGCGACGGTCACCGTTCTGGACTATTTGACTTCGGATATTCTCGCGCACCCCATCTTTTTGTGTGTGAGCCTGCGGCCCGCGGAGGCGGAACAGGGCCCCCTGAGACGGTTGATGGAACTGTCGGCCCGGCAACTCAGGGCGGAAACCCTGGCTCTGGAAGCTCTTCCCCTGCAGGCGATCGAGGATCTGATTGCCGGAATCACAGGCGAAACCTCGCTTGCCGGCGAGATCGGAACCTGGGTGCACAAGTCCAGCGGCGGAAACCCGTTTTTTGTGGAGGAGATTCTCAAGCACCTCGTCGACCGGGAGCTGCTGTGGCGTGAGTCGGGCCATTGGCGTCTTGCCTCCGAGGGTTTTGAAGATCTGGAGGTGCCGGCGAGTGTTGCCGTAGTGCTCAGGCGCCGGCTGGCCCAGTTGTCGCCCGGTGCGTTTGCCGTGACGGAATGGCTCGCCTTGGCCAGGCGGGCGCTTCCCAAGGACCAACTGCGGGCGCTGAGCTCGCTGGACTCGGATGAGCTCGAGACAAGGCTCAGGGAACTCATCTCCAGACAAATCATTGGTGAAGTGAGCGGAAGAGGATGCTTCGAATTCCGGCATGCGCTGATCTCCGAGGTGATCACGGAGGATCTGCCTGCAGGGAAACGCCGCCGAATGCATCAGAGGATCGGAGAAATCCTCGAGGAGCACCACGGTACTCAGGAAAACCTGCAGGAATTGGCAATGCATTTCACGGAGGGGAGGTGCGGGGAGAAAGCAATCAGCTACGCCTTGAGGGCAGCCAGGGCATGCAAAGCCGAGTTTGCGAACGAGTCGGCATTGCGCTTCTACGAATATCTCCTGAACCATAAGAAGCTCTTGTCCATGGAACAGCAGTGCGACGTTTCGATCGAGGCTGCCGACAGCTGCTGCGCCCTCGGCAACCCAAAACGAGCTATCAGAATTCTAGGGGCTCAGTTGCACGATTTAGGGAAGGGCAAGAGGGCGCTTGCGATTCGTCTCTATACTCAGCTTTCACGGTCATTCCAATATCTTGGAGATATGGAAAAGTCCGAACAATCAGCAAAGCATGGAATGACACTTCTAGGGCGCCCAATTCTGGATCTGAATAAAAGCGAAGCGGAAATTCCGTTGCTTTCACAACTTGCTTTTTGCAGGTTGGCACATTCACAGCCCAGAAAAGGTCTGACCATGATCAGGAGCGCTTCGCGCTTCCCCTCAAAACCTCAGCAGACTATTATCGCCGGACATCTCCACATTCTGATATCTGCATTATGTAGCGTCGCATGCGATTTTGTTGAAGGAGCAAAAGCCGCCAAGACGGCAATCGAGATTCTTGAGCCACTGGGTGCCGATCACTTGCTTCCCATGGCTTATTCACATCTGGGTAACAGTTTGATAGGTATGGGCAAGCTGGGGAAAGCCCTGCACGAGTTCCAACGGGCGGTATCGACGGGGAAGCGAACACGATCTCCTTTTTTGCTTGCCCAAGCTCTGTGCAATTTGACCGAGTGCTTCTGTAGGTCGGGCCAATTTGCCGCAGCGACCGAGAATTCAACTAAAGCACTGAAGGCTGCATCGGAAACCGAAAACCGCCACATCTTATCAGCTGGCCTTTTGTGTGTGCTCGGGACTCAAATTGCGACAACTGAATGGTCGCTCGCCTGTAACACGAAGAGGCTTCTAGCATCTCAAGACCTTGCATCGTTGCCAGTATATGCAAGGGCCCAGGCACTGTTTTTCTCAGCTTCACTACACACGGAACTTGGTAGTTTTGAGGACGCGCTCTCAGACTTGGATTCTTTGCAGCGATTGGTCTCTTCTGAAACCCCGATATATGAAGCCAGCTTGGGCGAAATCCTAAGAGCCAAAATCTATTGCCAGCAGGGTCACATTGAGCAGGCGAAGGATTTGTTGCTAGAACTGGAAATCACGGTAACTCAAAAGCGGTGGGCTTATCAAATGACCCTCGCTAAGCTGCAGCTGGCCCAAGCGTTTCTCATGGCCGAAGATTGGCAAGAGGCATTCGCGCGAGCTCGCGGTTCACTTCGACTCGCACGAGCAATGCCAGCCTTGCACCTTCAAGCTCAAGCCCACTATCTTTTGGCTAATATCTCACTCTTACGGGCGGAAAAGTCAGCATCTGCCGAAGGTGGTCCTAGGCTAATACAACCCTTGAACAATCAGGATTCATTGAAAACTGCTTATGCGGAATTTGAAAAAGCTCTGGCACTATCAGACAACCCGTTCATGATCGAGACCGCGCGGCGTACGCACTACGCGATGATGCGCATTTGTAGGCTAGGCTATGAACCTGATGGTGCACTCAGACATGCCCAAAAGACATTGGAGTTACTCTCAGTAATTGAAGGAAGAGTACCAATTGACAAGTTAGATGCTTTTAAAAAGATGGAGGAACGCGAGCGCAGTAAGAACGAGTGTGAATGCCACATACGCAAGTCTCTTGCGGACGGGGGAAAGATAACTCCGTCGATTGGTGACTTGGAAGAAGCACAGCTTCGCATACTATTCCGAATGAGTAGCACGATTAACGCGATTCGAGATTTGGATGATCTAATGGAGGAAGTGCTCGGATTGCTGGCCACGGCTATGTGTATGGAACGCGCTCTGATTGCCCTGAAAGACAGGGAGACTGGTCAAATCCGAATGGCGCGGAAGAGAAATCTAGGTTTTGCGTCGCTGGAGACAATGGATGTAATGAGCCGGAAGGTCATTCAGGAAGTTATTCGGTCGGGTAAACCATTTGTGACGGCAAATGCACGTTCGGACCCTCGTCTAACATGCCAAATCCGTGACGAATCCGCTGTGGGATCGTTTTTTTGCGCTCCCTTGGTGGCATGCGGACGTACTCTTGGGCTTCTTTACGCCGATCACCGATTTGCTATGGAAAGGCTTAACGAATCGACCATCAACTTGTTTGCCGCATTCTGCAATATTACTGTTGTCGCCATTGATAATGCCCTTGCTCATCGCCACTTGATGCAGGAAAAGAAGGAACTTGAACAATACCTCCGCCAGGCCAGGGGCGAGTACCCCGAATTGATTGGAAAGAGCCCTGCGGTGCAAGAACTCCGGGAACGGATTGGACTTGCAGCTGCTTCACCTCTGGATGTTTTGACTTGGGGTGAGAGCGGGACCGGGAAGGAACTCGTCGCGCGGGCCCTTCATCGCACCGGACGCCGCGCCGGTGGCAAATTTGTCCCTCTTGACTGCGGTTCGCTGTCCGATACCCTCGTCGAGGGTGAACTCTTTGGCTATCGCAAGGGGGCATTCACCGGCGCCGTCGAAAACCGACCCGGCCTGTTCGAAGCCGCCGAAGGTGGAGTCATCTTCCTTGATGAGATCTCCAACTTGTCCTTACGACTGCAGAGGAAACTTCTGCGCGTGCTGCAGGAGCGCGAAGTAAGACGGATCGGAGAAACCGCTGCCCGCAAATTCAACGTTCAGGTTATCGTAGCCACAAACAGAGACCTGCGGCAGGAGATGCGCGAGGGGAGGTTCAGAGAAGATCTCTATTTCCGCCTGAATGCCATGGAGATCAGAGTGGCGCCTTTACGCGAGCGCACCGAGGACGTGCCGCTTTTGCTCGAGTGGTTTCTGGACAAAGTCGGCAAAAATGAAGGTGGCAGGGTCAAGACTTTTTCCCGGGAGGCGCATGCGCTCCTCGTGCACTACTCCTATCCCGGTAATGTGCGGGAACTGAAAAACATAGTCGAGGGATCGTACTACTCCACCCCAGGTGACATTATCGGGGTCGGCCATCTGCCCACCGAAGTCCGGGACGGTGAAGCAGGAGCAGCTCCATGGGAACCTGCCCCCGCGGCATGGCAGGTTTACAAGCGGATCCGTGACGGCTTGGGGATCTTTGACGACTTGGTGAAAACTCCATTTCTCAAACGCCAGATCGGGTCCTCACAGGTCCGCCAAATGATTCATTTGGCCCTCGCCGAAACCGGCGGCAGATACCGGGATGCATTCCGGCTCCTCGGCATTCCTGCCCGCGAATATGCCACCATGATCCAATTTCTAAAGCGGAACGATTGCTACCTGGACTTCCGGCCTTATCGCAAGCCACCCCGTTAG